The Calypte anna isolate BGI_N300 chromosome 2, bCalAnn1_v1.p, whole genome shotgun sequence genome includes a window with the following:
- the GPR20 gene encoding G-protein coupled receptor 20 gives MPTSSTQLSSLESTNTTQQPNSSMYLFSKFIHPDTELYREFYSLWIALLVVNAIIFLVGVVLNSLALYVFCFRTKTKTTSVIYTINLIVTDLLVGFSLPVRIIMFYSAGDCLNCSLVHIFGYFVNMYCSILFLTCICVDRYLAIVQLEASRRWRNPTCAKGICIFIWIFATVVTFSILTMAIQFAACCLSKILVLMVCEYFFPLVIIIFFTTRIMGALSKPSLMHQSRERRMRAVQLLSTVLIIFMICFTPFHVRQVAISINPDMPHDVSLLVYHVTVTLSSLNSCMDPIVYCFVTNNFQSTMKNIFRKREPEQSSVDILGMSKNSKGSNAIIAFSNKIGSPMNLPSSPSSVQI, from the coding sequence ATGCCAACCTCCTCCACACAACTTTCATCCCTGGAGTCTACCAACACCACCCAGCAGCCCAACTCCAGCATGTACTTGTTCTCCAAGTTCATCCACCCTGACACAGAACTGTACAGAGAATTTTACAGCCTGTGGATTGCCCTGCTGGTAGTCAATGCCATCATTTTCCTGGTGGGTGTTGTGCTGAACAGCTTGGCCTTGTACGTCTTCTGCTTCCGTACCAAGACAAAAACCACCTCAGTTATTTACACCATCAATCTGATTGTTACTGATCTCTTGGTGGGTTTTTCCTTGCCTGTCAGGATCATCATGTTCTATAGTGCAGGGGACTGCCTGAACTGCTCCTTGGTTCACATCTTTGGCTACTTTGTCAACATGTACTGCAGCATCCTCTTCTTGACCTGCATCTGCGTCGACCGCTACCTGGCAATCGTGCAGCTGGAGGCCTCGCGGAGATGGAGGAACCCGACCTGTGCCAAGGGGATCTGCATCTTCATTTGGATCTTTGCCACTGTGGTgaccttctccatcctcaccaTGGCCATACAgtttgctgcctgctgcctctCCAAGATCCTGGTCCTGATGGTCTGTGAGTACTTCTTCCCCCTCGtcatcatcatcttcttcaCCACCAGGATTATGGGCGCCCTCTCCAAGCCCAGCCTCATGCACCAGAGTCgggagaggaggatgagggCTGTCCAGCTCCTGAGCACCGTCCTCATCATCTTCATGATCTGCTTCACTCCTTTCCACGTCCGACAAGTAGCCATCTCCATCAACCCAGACATGCCCCACGATGTCAGCCTCCTTGTCTACCACGTGACAGTCACCCTGAGTAGCCTCAACAGCTGCATGGACCCCATTGTCTACTGCTTCGTGACCAACAACTTCCAGTCAACCATGAAAAACATCTTCAGGAAAAGAGAGCCAGAGCAAAGCAGTGTGGACATCCTGGGCATGAGCAAGAACTCCAAAGGTTCTAATGCAATCATTGCCTTCTCAAACAAAATAGGGAGCCCCATGAATTTGCCATCATCCCCAAGCAGTGTCCAGATATAA